The genomic segment CCTTTTGTTTATAGTTTAAACACTTTCAATTGTTCTAATAATTCATCTGAGCTTGCATCCAGCTTCTTCATGGCTTCTGACATTTCAACCATGGTGGCATTTTGTTCTTGGGATGAAGCGGATACCTCTTCTGTAGCTGCAGCACTTTCTTCTGCAATAGCAGATAAATTCTCCATAACCTTTAAAATTTCTTCTTTATTATCTTGTACCTTTTTAGCAGTATTAAATAGATTATCCGTTGCGTTCATAGAACGTTCCATTGATTCTGCAATTTGATTGAATTGATCAATCGTTTCTTTAGCTGTTAACATTTGTTCTTTACCAACTCGTGCTACTTCTTTGATACTGTCAACAGACTTCTCTGAGTTCTCTTGCAAGGTTGTTACAGATTGATCTATTAACTTCGTTGAATTAGAAGACTGTTCCGCAAGTGTACGAATTTCTTCAGCTACGACTGCAAAACCTCTTCCATGCTCACCTGCCCTTGCGGCTTCAATCGCTGCATTTAAGGCTAATAAGTTGGTTTGTTCTGCAATGGATGCAATAACGTTACTTGCTTTACCGATTTCTACTGCGCTATCATTAGTTTTTGTAACGGCATCTTGAACAACTGCTTGATACTCTGTAGCTTTTTTAGTTGCCTCTCTTAACTCCGTCATTGACCCTAAACCTGTATTAATAAGCCCTTTAATATTATCGCTTTGATTACTTAATTCTTCAATCATATTGTAATTAATCTCAACAACTTCACCTAGATCAGTTGTTTTCTTTGAACCATCTTCGATTTCTATTGCCTGCTCAGACGCACCATTAGCAATCTCCTGCATTGTTCTAGAAATATCTTCTTCTGATGCAGCTGCTTGAATGGCCATTTGAGATAATAATTGAGTTTCATCATTAACAGTATGTGCGGATTCGGCAATCTTTTCAACAAGACCTTTTAAGCTGACCCTCACTTCTTCAACACTTCTTGCAAAGTTACCTAACTCATTTTTGTTTTTTAACATCTTCTGATCTACTGTAAAAGTCAAATCACCTGCAGCTAAACTACTTATATAGTAACTGTATGTCTTAAGCAACTTAAAGATCTTTGAACTGACTCTGTAGGTAACCCCTAGTGTTAATACGTAAGTCACAATCAGAACAACAAGTATCATGTATTTAATATTATCCAAGACTTGGAGTATTTCACTTTTAGGAGTAAGTATTAATAGTGTTGAGTCAACTATTGGAACAGGAGCCGCTGACATAAGAGCTTCCATCTTTCTCAGACTTCCATCTAGGACTTCACGATTATCACGCATATTTTGAAAACTCTCAACTGAAATATCTGTTTGACTCAACTTCTCTATTTCTTCTTCGTTTACAGCATTATTATGTACAATAGGTATGCCTTGTTGATCAATAAGTGTAACTGCCGTACCATCTGTTACGTAAACATTCTCAACGAGACTTCCAATAGCAGTAATAGGTTCCTTAACAATAAGGATACTATGTAAATCAACACGGTATACAACAGGAACAGCATAGGCAACCATTCTTTGCCCATTCTCTTCAATGATCGATACCGCTTTTTCACCTTCTTTTGCCTTTAAAAAGTAATCATCAGTAGAGAAATCATATTTATTTCCAGTATGTGATTCACCCTGTCCTTCTAAGTCACAAAAAATAATTTCTGTATAGGGATGGTCTTCAGGTAATACATCATCCAAATTCTTAATTTTATATTCTGTGGGGTTATAAGGACTATTGACAATTGGATTAGTTGCAATTAATTCGATATCTTTCAGCTTTAACTCGATGGATCGCTCTAGAGCTGTTGCAGCTTCTTTGGTTAAATATTGCATATCACTTTTTTCACTTTCCAGAACATATCCAGAAGAAAAAAACGAAAGAACCATCATAATAACTACAACCACTACTGTGACAAATACTGCGACAGATATCATGCTTTGGACTCTTAATGACTTAATTTTCATTTTTTTGTATCACCTCACTGATTTAATTGTAAAATTATCTAATTTTATTGTCAACCCTTTTTTAGCCATACGATAAATAATGTCAATTTACTTAGCATTAATTTACAATTAACGAAATTTTTATAGACATAAGAAAGAACACAATTATACAAAACTTTGATGCTTTTGTATCTATCTTTTACTCCGTGTAAATGATAAGATAAAAGAGAAAGATAAAGGAGGTTCACATATGAATATCTTAGTTACAGGTGGAGCAGGATACATAGGAAGCCATACCTGCGTTGAATTATTAGATGCTGGTTACGACATTGTAATTCTTGATAACTTTTCCAATAGTAAACCTGAATCTTTGAAACGTATAAAAGAAATAACAGGAAAAGACTTCAAATTCTATGAGGTCGATTTATTAAATAAAGAGGCTGTTGAAAGTATCTTTGAGGAAAATAGAATTGATGCTGTTATTCATTTTGCGGGACTTAAAGCAGTAGGAGAATCTGTTTCAATCCCACTCACTTATTATCATAATAACATTACAGGTACATTAATCCTTTGTGAAGCTATGAAGAAATATAACGTGAAGCGGATGGTTTTCAGCTCTTCTGCTACTGTTTATGGCATTCCAGAGAAGATGCCCATATCAGAAGACTTTCCACTTAGCGCAACCAATCCTTATGGACGTACCAAATTAATGATTGAAGATATTCT from the Vallitalea okinawensis genome contains:
- a CDS encoding methyl-accepting chemotaxis protein produces the protein MKIKSLRVQSMISVAVFVTVVVVVIMMVLSFFSSGYVLESEKSDMQYLTKEAATALERSIELKLKDIELIATNPIVNSPYNPTEYKIKNLDDVLPEDHPYTEIIFCDLEGQGESHTGNKYDFSTDDYFLKAKEGEKAVSIIEENGQRMVAYAVPVVYRVDLHSILIVKEPITAIGSLVENVYVTDGTAVTLIDQQGIPIVHNNAVNEEEIEKLSQTDISVESFQNMRDNREVLDGSLRKMEALMSAAPVPIVDSTLLILTPKSEILQVLDNIKYMILVVLIVTYVLTLGVTYRVSSKIFKLLKTYSYYISSLAAGDLTFTVDQKMLKNKNELGNFARSVEEVRVSLKGLVEKIAESAHTVNDETQLLSQMAIQAAASEEDISRTMQEIANGASEQAIEIEDGSKKTTDLGEVVEINYNMIEELSNQSDNIKGLINTGLGSMTELREATKKATEYQAVVQDAVTKTNDSAVEIGKASNVIASIAEQTNLLALNAAIEAARAGEHGRGFAVVAEEIRTLAEQSSNSTKLIDQSVTTLQENSEKSVDSIKEVARVGKEQMLTAKETIDQFNQIAESMERSMNATDNLFNTAKKVQDNKEEILKVMENLSAIAEESAAATEEVSASSQEQNATMVEMSEAMKKLDASSDELLEQLKVFKL